Proteins encoded within one genomic window of Thioploca ingrica:
- a CDS encoding invasin, with the protein MPYRLFSYFLIITGFIIELTGCLGGGGGSGDSQSVFNTTTEVTDERVATVTLLVTNDFQSANGQLPISLTVIARDRTNAPLVGVDVNLTSNSDFAVLVTPKGVTGENGRFTTGVVSSVAETFQVMAIAGGVQSQPVEVNFIAPVALIELVATTPVLAINETTTVTVTLHEKLTQDPLPNAPFNVSLSGSAQLGKLPQETDMKGQVSFTVTDSAAETVTVTVTSGSLSQSLPLYFGATLKLLPELSNAIDETTLTALLKDAADTPIVGQRVSFNFIGGNQATLTPTIAITGEDGTAAVKIIDLPKAGGIVVVNVNSGTLTAKATVRFGELLEDSRIATVKLVVIDDFQPANGKLVITLSVVARDADGIPLSGIPVSLLSDSDSAFFTTLNGLTGADGYFTTTVSSLTAQTFTVTPTAGGIKGEPVKVTFIAPTESIELTAAEIVLPVGKTTTVTVTLYHSKYDVIRDIWEVKPLPNATFKVNASGNAVLGAVPAVTNDDGQASFTVTDDTSENIIITVISGLETQTLSLYFGASLELLPQELNTIDEAKLKAILKDGKNTPLEGQLITFSFVNSNNETLSPPTVVTQEDGTAEVTVTDLAQNGGLAVIKATSGLLNAEATVQFKSNFGGNRRLVATTSATVLNVGQSATITAYITDDKNIPIIGQTVNFSVTTANGIATDAKLSTSTGISDENGEVKTTISSTSGENVIVTVQADTTKQEIPLYFGANLTLLPTQAEGMADGKTPVTLTLILKDAMGVGIQDIPITLRMPTGQASLTNFHPRTDELGRAQIEVSSIVLEEVTIEAQVDTLIPIATTHLTFKPSEPSQIVLSSSTGMSPLSLNGKATITADVKDSQGNPVKDGTQVSFSTTGSGVVTELALTQNGKAQANFSATNQAGLVTITATIGTVKESITLTIAAGSAGVIEISKIEPKVIGIIGSGAVQIATIEFLVKDNLGNPVVDGTEVNFTLGNTTLGGGETITTQDKTGETAIGTTNNGLVKVVLKSGRVAGNIDVIATVNKTISTAAKVTIVGGDPEAKHLSLAAEFFNVAGGVTFGLLDQITAYVGDRFGNIVPDGTAVTFMSEGGTIGSSIGGGAFTTTTQLGQATAQLQTAGPTVPLLGGVPTSRHDGYQCSGDYSQTSSSPDVPLCGNPGLVTIVAFTTGTESFTDVNGNGQYDVSEPYEDLSEPYIDGNDNNQFDVGELYIDVNGDHQFNEGNNQFDGPGGQSPNTTIWQSIKILFSANTAPFQVKPTDFHIPNGSSQSFSIKNIGDIYGNPLVAGTRLKVTTNNGILGGETDFVFEDKTERKIESIQFTLASQPAQQTTSADGKTILTYPPTSSATITINIESPFTDKAPGGNGSKSLIIEGKINVKE; encoded by the coding sequence ATGCCGTACCGTCTGTTCAGTTATTTCTTGATCATTACGGGGTTCATCATTGAACTCACGGGTTGTCTCGGTGGTGGTGGTGGTAGTGGTGATTCTCAAAGCGTTTTCAATACCACGACTGAGGTCACCGATGAAAGGGTGGCTACGGTTACCCTGTTAGTCACTAACGACTTTCAAAGTGCGAATGGTCAATTGCCCATTTCATTGACTGTCATTGCTAGAGATAGAACGAATGCACCACTAGTCGGTGTAGACGTTAATTTAACGAGTAATTCTGATTTTGCGGTATTGGTTACTCCCAAGGGGGTTACGGGTGAAAATGGCCGTTTTACCACCGGTGTTGTTAGCAGTGTAGCGGAGACTTTTCAGGTTATGGCTATCGCTGGTGGTGTCCAAAGCCAACCGGTGGAAGTGAATTTTATTGCCCCAGTTGCTTTAATCGAATTAGTCGCTACCACACCAGTTTTAGCTATCAATGAAACCACCACCGTCACGGTAACGCTACATGAGAAATTAACTCAAGATCCTTTACCGAATGCACCCTTTAACGTCAGTTTATCTGGTTCTGCTCAACTCGGTAAGCTACCCCAAGAGACTGATATGAAAGGTCAAGTGAGTTTCACGGTGACCGATAGTGCCGCAGAAACCGTTACGGTTACCGTCACCAGTGGTTCGCTTAGCCAATCGCTACCCTTGTATTTTGGCGCTACTTTAAAGTTATTACCCGAGTTAAGCAATGCGATCGATGAGACTACTCTAACTGCATTGCTAAAAGATGCGGCTGATACACCCATTGTCGGACAACGGGTTAGTTTTAATTTTATTGGTGGCAACCAAGCGACTTTAACACCCACCATAGCTATTACCGGTGAAGATGGAACAGCGGCGGTAAAAATTATCGATTTACCGAAAGCCGGTGGTATTGTGGTTGTTAATGTGAATAGTGGTACCTTAACCGCAAAAGCGACGGTGCGATTTGGGGAACTTTTAGAAGATTCGCGGATAGCAACCGTTAAACTCGTTGTCATTGATGATTTTCAACCGGCTAATGGTAAGTTAGTGATTACTTTGTCCGTCGTGGCACGTGATGCTGACGGGATACCCTTATCCGGAATACCCGTTAGTTTACTCAGTGATTCTGATTCAGCTTTTTTTACCACTTTAAATGGTCTTACCGGAGCAGATGGTTATTTTACGACCACAGTGAGTAGTCTAACTGCTCAAACTTTTACGGTCACGCCAACCGCTGGGGGAATAAAAGGAGAACCAGTCAAGGTGACCTTTATCGCCCCAACTGAATCTATTGAATTAACTGCTGCGGAAATAGTTTTACCCGTAGGAAAAACCACTACCGTAACTGTGACTCTCTATCATTCTAAATATGATGTCATAAGAGATATCTGGGAAGTAAAACCATTACCTAATGCCACTTTTAAAGTCAATGCTTCCGGTAATGCGGTTTTAGGAGCAGTTCCAGCCGTGACCAATGATGATGGTCAAGCCAGTTTCACTGTCACTGATGATACCTCAGAAAATATCATTATTACAGTCATTAGTGGCTTAGAAACTCAAACATTATCACTTTATTTTGGTGCTAGTTTGGAGTTATTGCCCCAAGAACTGAATACCATTGATGAAGCTAAACTAAAAGCCATCTTAAAAGACGGAAAAAATACACCTCTTGAGGGCCAATTAATCACTTTTAGTTTTGTTAATAGTAACAACGAAACCTTATCGCCCCCCACTGTCGTCACTCAGGAAGATGGAACGGCAGAGGTCACTGTAACTGATTTAGCCCAAAATGGTGGATTAGCTGTAATTAAAGCGACGAGTGGCTTACTCAACGCCGAAGCGACTGTCCAGTTTAAATCGAATTTTGGAGGGAATCGCCGCTTAGTCGCAACCACCTCAGCAACCGTATTGAATGTAGGCCAATCTGCCACGATCACGGCTTATATTACCGATGATAAAAATATACCGATTATCGGACAAACGGTTAATTTTTCTGTGACAACCGCTAATGGAATAGCGACGGATGCCAAACTGTCCACTTCAACTGGGATAAGTGATGAAAATGGCGAAGTCAAAACGACGATTTCCAGTACCTCAGGAGAAAACGTGATAGTGACGGTCCAAGCAGACACGACTAAGCAAGAGATTCCTCTATACTTTGGGGCAAACCTCACTTTATTACCAACTCAAGCCGAAGGAATGGCTGATGGCAAGACACCCGTTACCTTAACCCTTATCCTCAAAGATGCCATGGGAGTAGGAATTCAAGATATACCCATCACTTTACGTATGCCCACCGGACAAGCTTCATTAACGAATTTCCATCCCCGCACGGATGAACTTGGACGTGCTCAAATTGAAGTCAGTAGTATTGTTCTCGAAGAAGTGACTATTGAAGCTCAAGTTGATACGTTAATCCCAATCGCAACCACTCACTTAACGTTTAAACCGAGTGAACCCAGTCAAATTGTATTGAGCAGTAGTACGGGGATGAGTCCGTTGTCACTCAATGGTAAAGCCACTATCACTGCAGACGTTAAAGATAGTCAAGGTAATCCGGTTAAAGACGGGACTCAGGTCAGTTTTTCCACGACTGGAAGTGGTGTGGTTACTGAGTTAGCCTTAACTCAAAATGGCAAAGCCCAAGCCAATTTTAGTGCCACTAATCAAGCTGGGTTAGTGACCATTACGGCAACTATTGGAACCGTAAAAGAAAGTATAACTTTGACGATTGCAGCCGGGAGTGCCGGTGTCATTGAAATTAGTAAAATTGAACCGAAAGTAATTGGTATTATTGGCAGTGGTGCTGTACAAATTGCCACGATTGAATTTTTAGTGAAAGATAATTTGGGTAATCCAGTGGTTGATGGTACCGAAGTTAACTTTACCTTAGGTAACACAACTTTAGGAGGTGGTGAAACGATCACAACCCAAGATAAAACAGGTGAAACGGCGATTGGAACAACTAATAATGGGTTAGTTAAAGTGGTGTTAAAAAGCGGTCGAGTCGCTGGCAACATCGATGTGATTGCTACTGTAAATAAAACCATCAGTACTGCCGCAAAAGTAACTATTGTCGGTGGTGATCCAGAGGCAAAACATCTATCTTTAGCTGCAGAATTCTTTAATGTAGCTGGCGGGGTCACTTTTGGATTACTTGATCAAATCACGGCTTATGTGGGTGACCGTTTTGGTAATATTGTGCCCGATGGTACAGCAGTGACTTTTATGAGTGAGGGTGGCACGATTGGTAGCAGTATTGGTGGTGGCGCTTTTACTACAACCACCCAATTAGGACAAGCGACCGCTCAGTTACAAACAGCAGGACCAACTGTTCCTCTGTTAGGTGGGGTACCCACTTCTCGCCATGATGGCTATCAATGTAGTGGTGATTATAGCCAAACTAGTTCTTCTCCGGATGTACCACTTTGTGGTAATCCTGGACTAGTTACTATCGTCGCTTTTACCACCGGCACTGAAAGTTTTACCGATGTCAATGGCAATGGTCAGTACGATGTCAGTGAACCCTATGAAGATTTAAGTGAACCTTATATTGATGGCAATGATAATAATCAATTTGATGTGGGTGAGTTATATATTGATGTCAATGGCGATCATCAATTTAATGAAGGGAATAATCAATTCGACGGACCGGGGGGTCAATCGCCTAATACGACCATCTGGCAAAGCATCAAGATTTTGTTTTCGGCTAACACGGCACCTTTTCAAGTAAAACCGACTGATTTTCATATTCCTAATGGAAGTAGCCAAAGCTTTTCAATTAAAAATATCGGTGATATTTATGGTAATCCTTTAGTTGCGGGTACTCGGTTAAAAGTCACTACTAATAATGGTATTTTGGGTGGTGAAACGGATTTTGTCTT